The following proteins are co-located in the Shouchella hunanensis genome:
- the lepA gene encoding translation elongation factor 4, protein MKKDQKRERQSRIRNFSIIAHIDHGKSTLADRILERTGALTDREMKDQTLDAMDLERERGITIKLNAVQLKYKAKDGEEYIFHLIDTPGHVDFTYEVSRSLAACEGALLIVDSAQGIEAQTLANVYLALDNDLEILPVINKIDLPSAEPERVKQEVEDVIGLDASDAVLASAKNGIGIEEILEQVVEKVPAPTGDPSAPLKALIFDSLYDPYRGVIAYIRIVEGTVKPGQKIRMMQTGKEFEVNEVGVFTPKAIKCDELSVGDVGFLTAAIKNVGDSRVGDTITSADTPADDPLPGYRRMNPMVYCGLYPIDTGEYNDLREALERLELNDSSLQYEAETSQALGFGFRCGFLGLLHMEIIQERIEREFGISLITTAPSVIYNVTLTDQETVKIDNPANMPDAQKVDHVEEPYVKATIMVPNDYVGAVMELCQGKRGVFMDMQYLDEVRVQIIYEIPLSEIVYDFFDQLKSNTKGYASFDYELVGYRESKLVKMDILLNGEKVDALSVIVHRDSAYERGKIIVEKLKKLIPRQQFEVPVQASIGTKVIARSTIKAMRKNVLSKCYGGDISRKRKLLEKQKEGKKRMKAVGNVEVPQEAFMAVLRMDED, encoded by the coding sequence ATGAAAAAGGATCAAAAACGAGAGCGCCAATCCAGAATTCGTAATTTCTCGATTATCGCTCATATTGACCACGGTAAATCAACGCTGGCTGATCGGATATTGGAACGAACCGGCGCATTAACTGACCGAGAAATGAAAGACCAGACGCTTGATGCAATGGACCTTGAAAGAGAACGTGGCATTACAATTAAACTAAATGCGGTTCAGCTTAAATATAAAGCGAAAGATGGCGAAGAGTACATTTTTCACTTAATTGATACACCAGGACATGTCGATTTTACATATGAAGTTTCACGAAGCTTAGCTGCTTGTGAAGGTGCTCTATTAATTGTTGATAGCGCACAAGGAATTGAAGCTCAAACGTTGGCTAATGTGTACTTAGCGTTAGACAATGATTTAGAAATTCTTCCTGTTATAAATAAAATCGATTTGCCAAGCGCTGAGCCTGAACGTGTTAAGCAAGAAGTTGAAGATGTCATTGGGCTAGATGCTTCGGATGCCGTACTCGCATCTGCAAAAAACGGGATCGGTATAGAAGAAATTTTGGAGCAAGTTGTTGAAAAGGTACCAGCACCAACTGGAGATCCAAGTGCTCCGTTAAAAGCCCTTATTTTTGATTCTCTCTATGATCCGTATCGTGGTGTGATTGCCTACATTCGAATTGTGGAAGGTACGGTTAAACCAGGACAAAAAATTCGCATGATGCAAACAGGTAAAGAGTTTGAAGTGAACGAAGTAGGTGTGTTTACGCCGAAAGCGATTAAATGCGACGAATTGTCTGTAGGAGATGTAGGGTTTTTAACAGCGGCTATAAAAAATGTAGGAGATTCCCGTGTGGGGGATACGATTACAAGTGCTGATACACCAGCAGACGACCCATTACCAGGTTATCGCAGAATGAATCCGATGGTATACTGTGGCCTATACCCAATTGATACGGGAGAATATAATGATCTTCGTGAAGCGCTGGAACGTTTGGAACTAAACGATTCTTCATTGCAATATGAGGCAGAAACATCTCAAGCGTTAGGCTTTGGCTTCCGTTGTGGATTCCTTGGCTTGCTGCATATGGAGATTATACAAGAAAGAATTGAACGAGAATTTGGCATTTCTCTAATTACAACAGCTCCTTCTGTTATTTATAATGTAACGTTAACGGATCAGGAGACAGTGAAGATTGATAATCCAGCTAACATGCCTGATGCGCAAAAGGTTGATCACGTTGAAGAGCCTTACGTAAAAGCAACAATTATGGTACCAAATGATTATGTTGGCGCTGTAATGGAACTCTGTCAGGGCAAGCGTGGTGTGTTTATGGACATGCAATACTTGGATGAAGTACGCGTACAAATTATTTATGAAATTCCGCTTTCAGAAATTGTTTATGACTTTTTCGATCAGCTTAAGTCGAATACAAAAGGCTACGCGTCATTTGACTACGAGCTTGTTGGTTATCGAGAATCCAAGCTTGTGAAAATGGATATTTTGTTAAACGGTGAAAAAGTTGATGCGCTATCTGTCATTGTTCATAGAGACTCTGCCTATGAACGTGGAAAGATCATCGTAGAGAAATTGAAGAAACTTATTCCGCGACAGCAATTTGAAGTTCCTGTACAAGCAAGTATAGGCACAAAAGTAATTGCTCGTTCGACGATAAAAGCAATGCGTAAGAACGTTCTTTCAAAATGTTACGGTGGAGATATCTCTCGTAAACGTAAGCTTTTAGAAAAGCAAAAAGAAGGTAAGAAACGTATGAAGGCTGTCGGAAACGTGGAAGTCCCACAAGAAGCGTTTATGGCAGTATTACGAATGGACGAGGATTAA